Within Nodosilinea sp. FACHB-141, the genomic segment TCCAGGCGCGGTGCTTTGCCTTTTCAAGGGGATCCTGTGGATGCAGCGAGCCTGGCGTAGTTTCGTCCAGATATTCGCAAATAACAGACGATTCAAATAGCATTTCCGAGCCCACTTTTAGCAGAGGAACTTTCCCCAAAGGAGAAATCTCAAGAAACCAATCCGGCTTGTTCATCAAGTCGATGTGGGTTAACTGGTGGGAAATCTCTTTTTCGAGCAGTAGAATGACTGCACGCTGTACAAAAGGACAAAAGTAGTGACTAACTAGTTCTAGCGATAAGTTTTGCATGGTAGTTACGGGGCGAATTCCGCCACGATAAACGACTGGATAAAAGTTGTAACGGTTAGAACTTCTCAATCCTAAAAATCCTCACTGACTAGAAAGGACTAAATTAGTCGGTTTTCACTGCCGCATGTTGAGCCAGATTGATCATGAATTTAATGGCTGCCCCATCATTTTTTGAATTGACTCAGGCTGCATAGCTTCTTCGTACTGGAGCACAAACTCTGGCGGCATAAATTCAAACAGGGTGCGATTTTCGACCCAAAACTCAACTACGCTGAAAGGCACAACATCACCCCGAATGCGAGCCATCACCCGCCATCCCTCGCGCTGCCCAATTTGCTCAATGTGATCGGGGCTAGTGGGCACCGAAATGGCGGCATGGGAAGGCATAAACTGAGCGGGTGCAGTTTGACGAACTTTAGCTGACTCAGTATCAGCTCCTGGCATCCAAGCATCGCCTTGCTTAAACACCACAATATGGGTGCCGTAGTCGTCAAAAGGCATGACCAAAAAGCTACTGGGAACTAGAAATTTGTAGACCTTTCCCTGCCAGATCTCAGCTAAGACGCTGGCAACGCGTAGGGGCTCTTGAGCATCGATAGAAATATGGTGAATCATGGTGATTTGCTCTCCTAGTTGGGGGGGTTTAGGGGTTAGGTAATGGCTTAAAACTGTCTTTAGGGCAGGGGTGGCACATCAGTCTCTACCCCGCGATCGCCGACAAAGACTTTGAGCACGGCAAACGCTTCCGGGTTGCCGTTAAACAGCGCGTGGTTGGTCACCAGCACCGAGCCCCGATCGTCAAAGGCAAAATCTGCCGGCGCATCGTAGGCAATGGGGCTGTTGGTCGGACCTTTGAGCCGCGCTTCCTCCCGACCATCGGGGGCAAGAATCGAGATTTCGCTGGGCGACTGGAGCGCGACATAGAGCTTGCCAGACTGACCAAAGGCAATGCCGTCGGGCATTTCGCCCTGCAAATATTGGTGAAAGAGCTGGAGGTCATTCTCCGCAGGGGCATTGACGAAGGGCAGCCGGTAGATAGCACCACCTGGTGCCGAGGCGGAGGTAGTGACCGCAACATATAGCTCGGTGCCATCGGGGGTTACTTTGATGCCGTTGGGGCCAACTGGAAACGGGGCCGCCGAGCCTGCTAGGCGATCGCTCTGAAACCACGGCTCGGCCAGCCCACCACCGGGCGGAACGCGGAAAATAGTGTTCTGAAACGAGTCACTCCAGTAGAGGTAGCCGTCGGGGCCAAAGGTGATCTCGTTGGGCAGCGAACAGGGCAGGGTGGGCGGCAGTGACGGATTGCAGGCTATTTCAGGAAGAACGGGGGAGTAGATCTCCTGGCGATAGCCTTGATCCTGAGGACTCAGACGCACAATACCAAGCTGGCTGCTGACCACATAGACGCGGTGTTGACCATCAACGGCTACCCCAGCCACCCCGTGAATCTCTGACAGCCGCTCTCCCTCTAGAAAAATGGTCGTGAGGAGTTCGCTCGTGAGCCGGTGGAAGACCCGCACCTCTGAAGGGCGGCCACCGTTGTCGCCCAAGGCGGCGGGTCCGGCTACATAGATGCGGTTGCGATCGGCGACAATTCCCTCGGGGAAGGGGGGCGAGAGATCTGGCCCGGCGAATACTCTGCCGTCGCCAATATTTACCTTTTGCCGTTCATCAGTTTCGGTGTCAGTTTCAAACGGGAGGCGATCGAGCTGCCCAGATTGAGAAGCAATGCCCCCAGCCTGCTCAGGGTTGATAGACCGTTGAAAATTTTCGGAACGAAGGTTTGACATAGTAATTTCCTGCTTTTTTAGAGGTGTTAGCGGTTTTGAAGTCTGTTGTGAAAATCTCAATTCTTGACGTTGCTCAAAGCTCTACTGATCTCAACTTGTAGGGGCTTTGATCACATCAGTTGGAAAGTTTGGGCTTGAGCGTGGCCTAGACCACGACAATGTCAGCGTTATTTAGAGTGGGCGCACCGCTAAGCTTGGCCAACAGCACTTGGGCTTGACAGCCACTGCCGTCGGGGTCAAAGAATAATTCCCCCGACAGATTGTTGTAGATCAAGCGATCTTTGCCGTCGACAGCGGCAGTGCCTAAACGAAATTGCTCTGGGGAAACGGGAACGCCCGCTACCAATTGGCCGCCAAAGCCCGCCGCTCGAATTAGGATGTGATCGCCTTCGGCAGCAAAATCAGTGATCCTGTCACCTGCTTGATGTAAGCTGTCAAAGCGGAATGCATCACAACCCTCGCCACCGGTTAAAGTGTCGATTCCTTTGCCGCCAAGGAGGGTGTCGTTGCCATCTTCACCGAGCAAAATGTCATCGCCAGAATTGCCGCTGAGCCGATCGTTGCCTGCCCCGCCGCGCAGCAGGTCGTCTCCGCTTAGGCCTCGGATGCGATCGCTGCCGCCCTGGCCATCAATGATGTCGTCGGAGTCTTTGAAACCCTCAAATCTATCGTTCAAATCGCCTAGGAAGATCGTGTCAGTGTCAAAGGCGACCTGAATGTCTTCGTCAACAACCTGTAAAACCGATTCTTGGTCAAATTCTTGCTTGTAGGCCTGGATAATCTGGTCGATCGCCGCTTCGTTTTCTACGGTGTCTTCAAAGATGAGCGAAACGATTTTACTAGGCTCTTTAACCAGGGCATTTGTGCTGCTGAGGAACTGTCCATCAGCATCGTAAACCGTGAGCCCATCGGGAAATCGTGGGGTAATCTCCTGATCTAAAAACTGCTGAAACTCTGCCTCTGAGACTTCACCACCCTCGGCAATGTTGCGGCCAAAGTATAGATCAGTTTGGATTAATTCTGGAATCGGGTCATTGTCGATTAGATCTTCCGATTGTCCGAAGCCTACTTTGACAGCTTCGTTGACGACTTCTAAAACCGATTCTTGCTGGAACTGTTGCTTGTAGGCAGCAATAATTTGATCGATACTTTGCTCATTTGCCGCCGTGTCTTCAAAAATGAGCGAGACCACCTGACTGGGTTCTTGAACCAAGTTTCCAGCGTTGTCTAAGAACTGCCCATCGGCATCGTAGACCGTTAGCCCATTGGGAAATCGCGGTGTAATTTCGGTGTCGATGAAGGCTTGAAACTCGGCCTCTGAGACTTGGCCGCCCCCAGCAATGTTGCGGCCAAAGTACAGATCCTCTTGAATCAGCTCTGGAATCGGGTCATTCTCAATCAGGTCGTCGGCTTCGTCAAAGCCAACCTTGAAGCGATCGGCGTTGACAATTTCCAAGACTGATTCTTGCTGAAAATGCTGCTTATAGGCTTCGATGATCTGGTCAACTTCTGCCTGGTTTTCCAGAGTGTTCTCAAAGATGAGGGTAACCACCTGGCTGGGTTCTTGAATTAGGCTACCGGTGTTATCAAGGAACTGCCCATCGGCGTCGTAGACCGTCAACCCACTGGGAAATCGCGGTGTAATTTCAGCATCGACAAACGCCTGAAAATCGGCCTCTGAAACTTCACCACCACCGGCAATATTGCGTCCGAAAAACAAATCCTGCTGAACAAGCCCAGGGCTAATGTTATTGGCTTCCATGCCCAACAAGACTTGTTGGGTGTGGGTTTCTGCGTAAACTGTGGGGGCCATAGGAATCTTCTTTTGCCTGCGTCTAGTATTAAGTCCATCTCAATCACAGCGATGTCAGCGGGGCTCCGAGGCAGGAGCCCCGCCCTGTTAGTAGGCGATCGCCGGAACCTGATACAGATAGTCATCGCTAGTTGCCTGTTGCAGCATGAAATCTGCGACATCTGCCCGTGCGATACGCATACCCTTCGCGGGAAGCCCATCAACAACTGTGCGGTAGCGCCCTCCCCACGCACCATTGGTCAGTGCCATGGGGCGTACGACAATCCATTCTGGGGCATGCTCTCGAATCTTCTCCAGCGCCCGACGATGATCGGCCAGGGTATGGGGAATAAAGCGTTTGATTAAAAACAGGAGTACGGCTCCTGGCAAATCCTGCGCCTTTTCGCTGAGTACACCGAAATTTGAGAGAAAAATGAGTCGGCGTACCTGATGCGCTTGCATTGCTTGCACAATGTTTTGGGCACCTGCTGAATACAAGGTCGTGGGTGCTTCGGCATCAGTCCCCAATGTGCAAAACACTACATCCTGCCCTGCAATTGCCTGACTGACCGCAGCTGCGTTGAACACATCGCAAGACACAACGCGCAGTTGTTCGTGAACGATATTGACTGCTGCAGGATTCCGCACTGCCGCTGTAACGTGATGATTCTGCGCTAGGGCTTGCTCAATGAGGCAACGGCCCACGCCTCCACTCGCTCCGAAAATGACAATGTTCATCTCTCAATCTCCGCTTAAACTACGACAATGTCGGCGTTGCTAATCGTCGGCGCACCGCCCAGCGTGGCCAGCAGCACCTGGGCATGGCTACCGTTGCCATCGCGGTCAAAGAACAGCTCGCCGGAGGTGTTGTTGTAGATGAATCGATCGCTGCCATCAGCGGCAGCAGCACCCAGCACAAACTGACTGGCTGAGATCGCGGCACCGGCATTTAACCCGCCGCCAAAGCCCGCCGCCCGAATCAGGATTTGGTCGTCAGCGGCGACAAAGTCAGTAATCGTGTCACCCGCCTGATCTAGGTGGTCAAAGCGGAAGGAGTCGCTACCCTCGTTCCCCGTTAGGATGTCTGCACCCTTGCCGCCGAGCAGGTTATCGTTCCCCAACCCGCCGAGCAGGGTGTCGCTGTTGACGCTGCCGACGATGTTGTCGTGGCCTGCGCCCCCCTCGATGGTGAGCTGAATGCGGTTAAGGTCCAGGTGGTCGGCTTTGATTTGGTCGTTGCCGTCGCCGCCGGACACCAGCAGGCGATCGCTGGCATCGGCCCGGAAGATTGAAACGTCGGCGGTTAGCCCAGAGACCACTACATTGTGACCTGAGGTAGCGATGCGAATGGCATCGTGACGGGCTGAACCGGCGATGTTGATGGTGTCGATTTCGCCATCGCCTCCAGTGGTACCCGAAATGCCTAAATTCAAGTTAATTTGCTCAATATCGGTGCCGGTCAGGTCATTGATATTGATGGTGTCGGCGCCCCCCAAAGCTCGGAAGTCTACCTGCTCCAGGTTGTTGGTATCCATCACCACGGCACCAACATTGCGCAGAAAGGTAAACCGCTCGCCATTAGCTAGCATGTCAATGATTTCATTGGCATTGGCGCCGTTAAAGAGCATCGTGTCATAGCCGGCACTGCCGTCGATGGTGTCATTTCCCTCGCCAGGGTTCCAGAGAAAAGCATCGTTGCCCGACCCTAAGAACGCCCTATCGTTGCCGCGCTTGCCATCGACAAAGTCGTTGCCGTCGCCGCCCAGCAGCGTGTCGTCTGCAGCACCGCCCAGCAGCAGGTCATTGCCTTTGCCGCCATCCAGCAAAAGCTGCATGGCCCCCGCTGGAGAACTGGTGGGGTCAGCCAGGAGATTGGTGGCGTCGATCGTGTCGTTGCCGTCTAGGCCATTTACTACCAGCAAGTCTTGCCCTAGGTCGGCCCCCAAAACCTTGACCTCGGCCCCCAGCCCCGACACCGTAGCGCTGTTGCCAATGCCGCTGATGTTGAGCACATCGTTGCGGTGAGAGGCATTGAGGGTAGTGAGATCGGGTGCGCCATCGCCGGTGGTTGAGCCCGAGGCCGCTAGATTGACTTCGACGGCCTGCAAACCGGCCCCGGTCAGGTCGTCAATGGTGACTTGATCGAACCCCGACAACGGGTTGATGACGAGGCGATCGCGATCGCCATCGCCGCCCACAATGTCAACCTGAGCGGCGAGGCCTTTGACAGTGGTTTTGCCCGCACCCCCGCTGACTTTGATCGCATCGCCATTGCCCGAGCCATTGAGAATGATGGTGTCGATCGCTCCATCGCCAGCCGTTGAGCCAGCGGCGGCCAAGTTGAGATTGATCTGCTTGACGTCGGTGCCGGTTAGGTCGTTGATGGTGATATTGTCGACTCCACCCAGGGCGTTAAAGTCGACCTGCTCCAGGTCGTTCGTATCCATCACTACGTTGGCTATGTCGCGAAAAAAGCGCAACCGCTCGCCCACCGCAGACATGTCAACCTGTTCAGCGACATTGGCACCGTTAAAGAGCATGGTGTCGTAGCCGTTGCCGCCTTCGATGGTGTCGTTGTCTTCGCCGGGGTTCCAGCCAAAGAGGTCGTTGCCATCACCAAGAAAGGCCAGGTCGTCACCGTCGTCACCGAAGACTGAGTCATTGCCTGCACCAGCCAGCAGCGTGTCGTTGCCGCCCAAGCTAGCGATCAGGTCGTCCCCGTCTAAGCCAAAAATTGTGTCGATATCTTCGGTGCCGAGCAAATTGCCCAGGCCAGAGGTGCCAAAGTCGCTGTCGTTGCTGCCAGTAATAAGCGCCATGATCAAATTTCCTTTTGGTGTAATAAGTTGGGTGTGCAGGGCGTGGGATGTTGCTTTGCGATCGCCGTTCCCCGCTCAAAGACAACGGTGAAACTATCCCAAGGGGAACAGCCCTTAAGGTTTGGTGGTCTTCCAATGGAAGACGCTAAGTGCTAGGTGGGTTTCGCAGTCGCCAACTAAGGGCAACTTTGCTAAACCTAAAAATTCATAAGCTATGCGATCGAGCTAATTTCTCACGCTCCCGCGTTGGCAGCGGCCATAGACATTGCAAAGGCTCTACCTGCTGCCCGATATTTTTCAACATCCTTTGGGGTCGCCGGTTGGCAATCGGCGGTATCGCCATATAACGTGCTGAACTCTCGATGCCAACCAGCAAATTCGAGCACGATACCGTCCGGGTCTTGAAAATAAATCGAACTCACAAAGGTTTGGTCATTGACCTGATCTGAGGCCTGCATCGGCGAGTTATCGTGGTGAATTACCGGACTAACCTGCACACCCTTTTCGATCAGTTTTTGTCGATAGGCCTCGATGTTCTCCGCCGGCACGTTAAAGGCGAAATGATTCATTGATCCATGTGATGAGACTAGGGAAGCTGGATCGCCAAAATCAACTGCCATATCAAGACTGCCGCGAGGATTTGAAAGGCCGGGTTGGCGATCGGCTGCTTCGGAGAACCAAAAGAAGGCAATGCACTCGCCTTCACCCATGTCGAAGAAGAAGTGCTGCCCAAGACCGGCTGGCAGGTCAAAGGCTTTGACAAGCTTCATACCGAGCACGTTGGTGTAAAAAACAACTGTGCGTTCCATGTCTTTGCAAACCAGGGCGACATGGTTTAGACCCATAATTTTGAATTCAGAATTTGTGTTCTGCATCAGATAGTTCTCCTGCATAGTTGGGGCTGTACTGTGCTGTTCGGAATGTCGTTGATAGCAAGTTCTTTGCAATATCTGTTCTGAACCTGGGCATTCAGGTTTGAGTGGAGCAGTGTCCCCAGAAAGGTGCGGGGACACTACTTAAGGCATGAGTCATCTACAAAACCACAACCTAGTAAGCGAGCGCGAACCCTAGATGTTCCCGCCTCAGCTCATCAGAACTGACGGCACTTTTTTCCAGGTTTTCCTGTTGCAGCTGCTCGAAATCAACCGCGTTGGATTTCTCCAGGTTCTCGAGACGCAGGCGCTCGAAGTCAACAGCACTTTTTTCGAGGTTTTCCTGGCGCAGCTGCTTGAAATCAATCACGTTGGATTTCTCTAGGTTCTCGCGACGGACGCTGTCAAAGTCAATGGCACTTTTCTCGAGGTTTTCCTGGCGTAACCGATCGAAGTTAACCGCGTTAGATTTCTCCAGATTCTCGCGACGAGTGCGATCGAAGTTAACAGCATCTTTGTCGAGGTTTTCCTGGCGCAGCTGATCGAAGTCAACCGCGCTAGATTTCTCCAGGTTCTCGCGACGAGTGCGGTCAAAATCAACAGCACTTTTCTCGAGGTTTTCCTGGCGCAGCTGGTCGAAGTTAACCGCATAGGCTGCGGGAGCAATCGCGATCGCAGCAACGGAGGCAGCTAGTATAGATAGTGCAAAGCGTTTCATAAATTTGGCTCCTTGGGGGCTAAATAAATCAGTTCAGGTGTAGCTATCGAACTGAGTCATCTATCAGGTTGGTTCCACCCTAAAGGTCGAGGCGTTACTAAACCGTTCCAGAGCGTTCCAGCAGCGTTCTGTCAGACTGGCTAGGGGTAAACAGCAGTGAATACAAGGCGTTATCGCCGTCACTAGTTCAGTCAAAACATTGCAAAATATAAACGTTCGAACATTTGAACGTTTTCAAAGATGCCTAATGTCCCAAATAACGGGGCGACGGCTATAGCTGTGAAGTTGATCTATTGCAGCAGGGTTTGATAAATCCGCTGAGTGTCAGCGCTGGGGTCGAGGCCCAACTCATCCTGCAAGACCTGCATGCACTGGTGATAGATCTGAATGGCCGTGGCGCGATCGCCGTTCTGGCGGTGGAGCTGCATCAGCGCTTGGTAGGTCGATTCGCGCAGGGGGTCGGTTTGCAGCAGCATCTGGCCGTAGCGAATGGCTTGAGGGTACTGCTGCTGCTGCTGAAGTACAGCAATGAGCCGATCTAGCGCCTCTAGGTAGCGCTGGTGGAGGCGTTCTCGGGCCTGCGCTAGCCACTCGTAATCTAGCTGGGGCAGCAGGGCACCGCTGTAGTGGGCGATCGCCGTTTCTAGGTCGTGCTGCTGATTAGCCCTATCTTCGGCTGGGGCAGCCTCGGCGCGGTCTAGGGCAGCTTCAAAGGCGGCCACGTCGAGACTAAAGCTAGACCCTGATTTCCACTGCACCAGCTGAGCCTCAATGTGCAAAAACGAGTCTGGCTCAGGCAGCGCCTGCCGCAGGTTGTAGAGATCTTTGCGCAGGGCCGTGCGGGCCTGAGCTTCACCGAGATCTGGGTAGAGACAGTAAGCCATCTGCTGGCGTCGGTGGGGGCTCTGGGGGTGAAGCACCAGGTAAGCCAATAGGGCCTGCGATCGCTCGCTAGTGACGGCCACGACCTCGCCGCTATAGCGAAGGCTGAAGCCGTCAAAAAGCTGTATTTGTAGACCGGTTACCGGAACTGAGATTGGGGCGCTCCCACCCACCTCTGATCGCCTCGGGGTCAAGGACGCGCCGATGATTGAGGACTCAGCAACCGGTCCTCTCCATCCCAGGGTAGGGTCGTAGCCGGTGAGGTGGCTAGGAAAGCTGGCGGTTTCCCATAGTGAGTCGGCAGCGGGTTGGCCTGAAGCAGCAGGCG encodes:
- a CDS encoding SMP-30/gluconolactonase/LRE family protein, with the translated sequence MSNLRSENFQRSINPEQAGGIASQSGQLDRLPFETDTETDERQKVNIGDGRVFAGPDLSPPFPEGIVADRNRIYVAGPAALGDNGGRPSEVRVFHRLTSELLTTIFLEGERLSEIHGVAGVAVDGQHRVYVVSSQLGIVRLSPQDQGYRQEIYSPVLPEIACNPSLPPTLPCSLPNEITFGPDGYLYWSDSFQNTIFRVPPGGGLAEPWFQSDRLAGSAAPFPVGPNGIKVTPDGTELYVAVTTSASAPGGAIYRLPFVNAPAENDLQLFHQYLQGEMPDGIAFGQSGKLYVALQSPSEISILAPDGREEARLKGPTNSPIAYDAPADFAFDDRGSVLVTNHALFNGNPEAFAVLKVFVGDRGVETDVPPLP
- a CDS encoding DUF3574 domain-containing protein — its product is MAPTVYAETHTQQVLLGMEANNISPGLVQQDLFFGRNIAGGGEVSEADFQAFVDAEITPRFPSGLTVYDADGQFLDNTGSLIQEPSQVVTLIFENTLENQAEVDQIIEAYKQHFQQESVLEIVNADRFKVGFDEADDLIENDPIPELIQEDLYFGRNIAGGGQVSEAEFQAFIDTEITPRFPNGLTVYDADGQFLDNAGNLVQEPSQVVSLIFEDTAANEQSIDQIIAAYKQQFQQESVLEVVNEAVKVGFGQSEDLIDNDPIPELIQTDLYFGRNIAEGGEVSEAEFQQFLDQEITPRFPDGLTVYDADGQFLSSTNALVKEPSKIVSLIFEDTVENEAAIDQIIQAYKQEFDQESVLQVVDEDIQVAFDTDTIFLGDLNDRFEGFKDSDDIIDGQGGSDRIRGLSGDDLLRGGAGNDRLSGNSGDDILLGEDGNDTLLGGKGIDTLTGGEGCDAFRFDSLHQAGDRITDFAAEGDHILIRAAGFGGQLVAGVPVSPEQFRLGTAAVDGKDRLIYNNLSGELFFDPDGSGCQAQVLLAKLSGAPTLNNADIVVV
- a CDS encoding NAD(P)-dependent oxidoreductase: MNIVIFGASGGVGRCLIEQALAQNHHVTAAVRNPAAVNIVHEQLRVVSCDVFNAAAVSQAIAGQDVVFCTLGTDAEAPTTLYSAGAQNIVQAMQAHQVRRLIFLSNFGVLSEKAQDLPGAVLLFLIKRFIPHTLADHRRALEKIREHAPEWIVVRPMALTNGAWGGRYRTVVDGLPAKGMRIARADVADFMLQQATSDDYLYQVPAIAY
- a CDS encoding calcium-binding protein, which translates into the protein MALITGSNDSDFGTSGLGNLLGTEDIDTIFGLDGDDLIASLGGNDTLLAGAGNDSVFGDDGDDLAFLGDGNDLFGWNPGEDNDTIEGGNGYDTMLFNGANVAEQVDMSAVGERLRFFRDIANVVMDTNDLEQVDFNALGGVDNITINDLTGTDVKQINLNLAAAGSTAGDGAIDTIILNGSGNGDAIKVSGGAGKTTVKGLAAQVDIVGGDGDRDRLVINPLSGFDQVTIDDLTGAGLQAVEVNLAASGSTTGDGAPDLTTLNASHRNDVLNISGIGNSATVSGLGAEVKVLGADLGQDLLVVNGLDGNDTIDATNLLADPTSSPAGAMQLLLDGGKGNDLLLGGAADDTLLGGDGNDFVDGKRGNDRAFLGSGNDAFLWNPGEGNDTIDGSAGYDTMLFNGANANEIIDMLANGERFTFLRNVGAVVMDTNNLEQVDFRALGGADTININDLTGTDIEQINLNLGISGTTGGDGEIDTINIAGSARHDAIRIATSGHNVVVSGLTADVSIFRADASDRLLVSGGDGNDQIKADHLDLNRIQLTIEGGAGHDNIVGSVNSDTLLGGLGNDNLLGGKGADILTGNEGSDSFRFDHLDQAGDTITDFVAADDQILIRAAGFGGGLNAGAAISASQFVLGAAAADGSDRFIYNNTSGELFFDRDGNGSHAQVLLATLGGAPTISNADIVVV
- a CDS encoding VOC family protein codes for the protein MQNTNSEFKIMGLNHVALVCKDMERTVVFYTNVLGMKLVKAFDLPAGLGQHFFFDMGEGECIAFFWFSEAADRQPGLSNPRGSLDMAVDFGDPASLVSSHGSMNHFAFNVPAENIEAYRQKLIEKGVQVSPVIHHDNSPMQASDQVNDQTFVSSIYFQDPDGIVLEFAGWHREFSTLYGDTADCQPATPKDVEKYRAAGRAFAMSMAAANAGA